A single window of Hymenobacter sp. APR13 DNA harbors:
- the murI gene encoding glutamate racemase: MNPDLSTRPIGVFDSGIGGLTVARAVARVLPHERLVYFGDTAHLPYGDKSTAAIQAYSVKICDLLLKQQCKVILIACNSASAAAYELVREYVGSKARVLNVIDPIVAHVGQAYAGRTIGLIGTKQTVNSNVYRKKIDELDAGVQLQSLATPLLAPMIEEGFFDNSIAGNIIESYLTNPALEGIEALVLACTHYPLIKKQITDFYQGRTAVLDASDVVAAHVQHYLQQQNLAAQPGKAAPVHHFYVSDFTRSFEESTRIFFGQEVHLEHYPLWE; the protein is encoded by the coding sequence ATGAACCCAGACCTTTCCACCCGTCCCATCGGCGTATTCGACAGCGGTATCGGGGGCCTCACCGTCGCGCGGGCCGTGGCGCGCGTGCTGCCCCACGAGCGGCTCGTGTATTTCGGCGACACAGCCCACCTGCCCTACGGCGACAAAAGCACCGCCGCCATTCAGGCGTACAGCGTCAAAATCTGCGACTTACTGCTCAAGCAGCAGTGCAAGGTCATTCTCATTGCCTGCAACTCAGCTTCCGCCGCGGCCTACGAGCTGGTGCGCGAATACGTGGGGTCCAAGGCGCGTGTGCTCAACGTTATCGACCCGATTGTGGCCCACGTGGGGCAGGCCTACGCCGGCCGCACCATTGGGCTGATTGGCACCAAGCAGACGGTAAACAGCAACGTGTACCGCAAGAAAATAGACGAGCTGGATGCCGGCGTGCAACTGCAGAGCCTGGCCACCCCCTTGCTGGCCCCGATGATAGAAGAAGGCTTTTTTGATAACAGCATCGCCGGCAACATCATCGAAAGCTACCTCACCAACCCTGCTCTGGAAGGCATTGAGGCCCTGGTGCTGGCCTGCACGCACTACCCGCTCATCAAAAAGCAGATCACCGACTTCTACCAGGGCCGCACGGCCGTGCTGGACGCCTCCGACGTGGTGGCGGCGCACGTGCAGCACTACCTGCAGCAGCAGAACCTGGCGGCCCAGCCGGGCAAAGCGGCGCCGGTGCATCACTTCTACGTTTCCGATTTCACCCGTTCGTTCGAGGAAAGCACGCGTATATTTTTTGGCCAGGAAGTGCACCTGGAGCACTATCCGCTCTGGGAGTAG
- a CDS encoding ABC-F family ATP-binding cassette domain-containing protein, whose protein sequence is MNLLSAENLSKNYADRWLFRDLNFGLLQGQRVAFVGINGTGKTTLMRILAGLEQPDTGLVSTRKGIRVTYLGQQPVFDESLTVEETIFASQNDTLRAIKEYEHVVNDPNHKSDDLQRVLERMDALNAWDYEAQVQQILSRLGILGDLLTRNVSMLSGGQRKRVALARVLIEEPDVLLLDEPTNHLDLATIEWLENRLSSPTLTLLMVTHDRYFLDKVANEIVELDQGQMYRYQGNYAYFVEKKADREMRQATEVEKARQLFKKELEWMRRMPQARGTKQKARIDAFYITKEKASTNLSKQQVELSVKTTRQGGKIIEASHLNKAFGDNVVLDDFSYVFKKKDRIGLVGPNGAGKSTLLNMLTGKLAPDSGTIEVGQTTVFGYYTQTELEFDPSQRVIDIVKEVAEVVELANGDVLTASQFLSLFLFPPAQQYTLVSKLSGGEKRRLQLLRVLIKNPNFLILDEPTNDLDLGTLNILEDFLLHFSGCLLIVSHDRYFLDQLAEHLFVLEPGGAVLNFPGNYTDYREYLAERETEAALEAEEKAAKAARAATKAAVAAPAPTPVAAPAPAKRKASFAEKKEYETLEKELAQLEILKQQLIDKLNAGSGSHTDLADWAAQLKRTDADLDAKGERWLELAEFI, encoded by the coding sequence ATGAATCTGCTTTCCGCTGAGAACCTTTCGAAGAACTATGCCGACCGGTGGCTTTTCCGGGACCTGAACTTTGGCTTGCTGCAGGGCCAGCGCGTGGCCTTTGTGGGCATCAACGGCACCGGCAAAACCACGCTGATGCGCATTCTGGCGGGCCTGGAGCAGCCAGACACCGGCCTGGTGAGCACTCGCAAGGGCATCCGGGTGACGTATCTGGGCCAGCAGCCTGTGTTCGATGAGAGCCTGACGGTGGAGGAAACCATCTTCGCCAGCCAGAACGACACGCTCCGCGCCATTAAGGAGTACGAGCACGTGGTGAATGACCCCAACCACAAATCCGACGACCTGCAGCGGGTACTGGAGCGCATGGACGCCCTCAATGCCTGGGACTACGAGGCGCAGGTGCAGCAGATTCTGAGCCGCCTGGGCATTCTGGGCGACTTGCTCACCCGCAACGTGAGCATGCTCTCGGGTGGGCAGCGCAAGCGCGTGGCCCTGGCCCGCGTGCTGATTGAGGAGCCCGACGTGCTGCTGCTCGACGAACCAACCAACCATCTGGACCTGGCCACCATCGAGTGGCTGGAAAACCGTTTGTCGTCGCCGACCCTAACGCTGCTCATGGTGACCCACGACCGGTACTTTCTCGACAAGGTGGCCAACGAAATTGTGGAGCTGGACCAGGGCCAGATGTACCGCTACCAGGGCAACTACGCCTACTTCGTGGAGAAAAAAGCCGACCGCGAAATGCGCCAGGCTACCGAGGTGGAAAAGGCCCGCCAGCTGTTCAAGAAGGAGCTGGAATGGATGCGCCGCATGCCGCAGGCCCGCGGTACCAAGCAGAAGGCCCGCATCGACGCCTTCTACATAACCAAGGAAAAAGCCAGCACCAACCTGAGCAAGCAGCAGGTGGAGCTGAGCGTGAAAACCACCCGCCAGGGCGGCAAAATCATTGAAGCCAGCCACCTCAACAAGGCCTTCGGCGACAACGTGGTGCTGGACGATTTCAGCTACGTGTTCAAGAAGAAAGACCGGATTGGCCTTGTGGGGCCCAACGGCGCGGGCAAGTCTACGCTGCTGAACATGCTCACAGGCAAGCTGGCGCCCGACTCCGGCACCATCGAGGTGGGCCAGACCACCGTGTTCGGCTATTACACCCAGACCGAGCTGGAATTCGACCCTTCTCAGCGCGTCATCGACATTGTGAAGGAGGTGGCCGAGGTGGTGGAGCTGGCCAACGGCGACGTGCTGACGGCCAGCCAGTTCCTGAGTTTGTTCCTGTTTCCGCCGGCCCAGCAGTACACGCTGGTAAGCAAGCTGAGCGGGGGCGAAAAGCGCCGGCTGCAGTTGCTGCGCGTGCTCATCAAGAACCCCAACTTCCTGATTCTCGACGAGCCCACCAACGACCTGGACCTGGGCACGCTCAACATCCTGGAAGACTTCCTGCTGCACTTCTCGGGCTGCCTACTCATCGTCAGCCACGACCGGTACTTCCTCGACCAGCTGGCCGAGCACTTGTTTGTGCTGGAGCCCGGCGGGGCCGTGCTTAATTTCCCCGGCAACTACACCGACTACCGTGAGTACCTGGCGGAGCGCGAAACCGAAGCCGCCCTCGAAGCCGAGGAAAAAGCCGCCAAGGCAGCCCGCGCTGCCACTAAAGCGGCCGTAGCGGCCCCAGCCCCGACTCCCGTGGCCGCCCCCGCGCCGGCCAAGCGCAAGGCCAGCTTTGCCGAGAAAAAGGAGTACGAAACGCTGGAAAAGGAGCTGGCACAGCTGGAAATCCTGAAACAGCAGCTCATCGACAAGCTCAACGCCGGCTCCGGCTCGCACACCGACCTGGCCGACTGGGCCGCCCAGCTCAAGCGCACCGACGCCGACCTCGACGCCAAAGGCGAGCGGTGGCTGGAGCTGGCCGAATTCATCTAG
- a CDS encoding glutathionylspermidine synthase family protein: MPDISLLPLSGDVTPAVRSLGWDWVVEEDCQNYVAREAVQLPEAEADALLEAADTLYELLLQSIPDPIPDTLLRLLAIPELLWPAVRHSWNDDRHWHLYGRFDLAQTPEGPKLLEFNADTATSIPETAVVQWASLVAAGQASDDRQANGLFEGLQAQLTEWLQRNPDLPPTLLLVHLPDSAEDAANCAVVAEAAAEAGFEHVHICSVDAMQVSVAGEERGVWAEQAPEQWRQYGFLFKLVPWEILAAEEPELTADLLQLLQSRDLIIANPAYTLLFQSKAILAWLWQCFPQHPLLLDASLSELPGHSVRKPLLGREGQNVTEMNAGRPGQGVEGEFAGQTQVYQRFAKLPQDAQQRFYQAGVFWAGSGCAIGFRRAAGFITNLSEFVPHVLG; this comes from the coding sequence ATGCCTGATATTTCGCTTTTGCCGCTTTCCGGTGACGTAACGCCGGCCGTACGTAGCCTGGGCTGGGATTGGGTGGTGGAAGAAGACTGCCAGAACTACGTGGCCCGCGAGGCCGTGCAACTACCCGAAGCCGAGGCCGACGCGCTGCTGGAGGCCGCCGATACGCTCTACGAGCTGCTGCTACAGTCCATTCCCGACCCCATTCCGGACACGCTGCTGCGGCTACTGGCCATTCCGGAGCTGCTGTGGCCTGCCGTGCGCCACTCCTGGAACGACGACCGGCACTGGCACCTCTACGGCCGCTTCGACCTGGCCCAGACCCCGGAAGGCCCCAAGCTGCTCGAATTCAACGCCGACACCGCCACCAGCATCCCCGAAACCGCCGTGGTGCAGTGGGCCAGCCTGGTAGCCGCCGGCCAGGCCTCCGACGACCGGCAGGCCAACGGCCTCTTTGAAGGCCTGCAGGCCCAGCTAACCGAGTGGCTGCAGCGCAACCCCGACCTGCCGCCCACGCTGCTGCTCGTGCACCTGCCCGACAGTGCCGAAGACGCCGCCAACTGCGCCGTAGTGGCCGAGGCGGCTGCGGAAGCCGGCTTCGAGCACGTGCACATCTGCTCCGTCGATGCCATGCAGGTGTCGGTGGCAGGGGAGGAGCGGGGCGTGTGGGCCGAGCAGGCCCCGGAGCAGTGGCGGCAGTACGGGTTTCTGTTCAAGCTGGTGCCCTGGGAAATTCTGGCTGCCGAAGAGCCTGAGCTGACGGCCGACCTGCTGCAACTGCTCCAAAGCCGCGACCTGATCATCGCCAACCCGGCCTACACGCTGCTGTTCCAGAGCAAAGCCATCCTAGCCTGGCTCTGGCAATGCTTCCCGCAGCATCCGCTCCTGCTGGATGCCTCCCTCTCCGAGCTGCCTGGCCACAGTGTGCGCAAGCCGCTGCTGGGCCGCGAGGGCCAAAACGTCACGGAAATGAATGCCGGCCGGCCCGGGCAGGGCGTAGAAGGCGAGTTTGCCGGGCAGACGCAGGTTTATCAGCGTTTCGCCAAACTCCCGCAGGATGCCCAACAACGCTTTTATCAAGCCGGGGTGTTCTGGGCTGGCAGCGGCTGCGCCATCGGCTTCCGCCGGGCCGCCGGCTTCATCACCAACCTGTCGGAGTTCGTGCCGCACGTGCTGGGATAA
- a CDS encoding DUF952 domain-containing protein, with translation MLYRIAEPADWQHAQQTGAFASPDLAREGFIHCSELHQVLETARRYYAHRSDLWLLELDEAALAAAGVRIEREWVESRQQHFAHVFGPIPLAAVRRVWQFGTNAAGEAALPAGL, from the coding sequence ATGCTCTACCGAATAGCCGAACCTGCCGACTGGCAGCACGCCCAGCAAACCGGCGCCTTCGCCAGCCCCGACCTTGCGCGGGAAGGATTCATCCATTGCTCGGAGCTGCATCAGGTGCTGGAAACGGCCCGCCGCTACTACGCCCACCGCTCCGACCTGTGGCTGCTGGAGCTGGACGAAGCCGCCCTGGCGGCGGCCGGAGTGCGGATAGAGCGGGAGTGGGTGGAGAGCCGGCAGCAGCATTTTGCCCATGTCTTTGGGCCCATTCCGCTGGCGGCGGTGCGGCGCGTGTGGCAGTTTGGCACAAATGCTGCGGGAGAAGCTGCGCTGCCCGCCGGCCTGTAG
- the hppD gene encoding 4-hydroxyphenylpyruvate dioxygenase, which produces MQTMTSPEVQAHPAHDFLPLNGTDYLEFYVGNAKQSAYYYQAAFGFELVAYSGPETGVRDRASYVLQQNKIRFVLTTSLLPDSDITRHVAQHGDGVKVMALWVDDARKSFEETTKRGAKVAFEPYTIEDEHGSVTMAGIYTYGETVHTFVERSNYTGPFLPGFVARTSGVPQGAPVGLQVVDHCVGNVGWGEMNQWVKFYEDVMGFKLLITFDDDDISTEYSALMSKVVSNGNGFVKFPINEPAEGKKKSQIEEYLDFYHSPGVQHMALITNDIRTTVTELRRRGVEFLQVPATYYDDLLDRVGHIDEDLDSIRDLNLLVDRDEEGYLLQIFTKPVEDRPTVFFEIIQRKGAKSFGKGNFKALFEAIEREQALRGNL; this is translated from the coding sequence ATGCAAACGATGACCTCGCCCGAAGTACAGGCCCACCCTGCCCACGACTTCCTACCCCTCAACGGCACCGACTACCTGGAATTCTACGTCGGCAACGCCAAGCAGTCGGCCTACTACTACCAGGCTGCGTTCGGCTTTGAGTTGGTGGCCTACTCCGGCCCCGAAACCGGCGTGCGCGACCGGGCCAGCTACGTGCTGCAGCAAAACAAAATCCGCTTCGTCCTCACCACCTCCCTCCTGCCCGACTCCGACATCACCCGGCACGTGGCCCAGCACGGCGACGGCGTGAAGGTGATGGCCCTGTGGGTGGACGACGCCCGCAAATCCTTCGAAGAAACCACCAAGCGCGGCGCCAAAGTGGCGTTTGAGCCCTACACCATCGAGGACGAGCACGGCTCTGTGACGATGGCCGGCATTTACACCTACGGCGAAACCGTGCACACTTTCGTGGAGCGCAGTAACTACACCGGGCCGTTTCTGCCGGGCTTCGTGGCCAGAACCAGCGGCGTGCCGCAGGGCGCGCCCGTGGGTTTGCAGGTGGTCGACCACTGCGTGGGCAACGTGGGCTGGGGCGAGATGAACCAGTGGGTGAAGTTCTACGAAGACGTAATGGGCTTCAAACTGCTCATCACCTTCGACGACGACGACATCAGCACCGAATATTCGGCTTTGATGAGCAAGGTGGTCAGCAACGGCAACGGCTTCGTGAAGTTCCCCATCAACGAGCCCGCCGAAGGCAAGAAGAAAAGCCAGATTGAAGAGTATCTGGACTTCTACCACTCGCCCGGCGTGCAGCACATGGCCCTCATCACCAACGATATCCGCACGACCGTGACGGAGCTGCGCCGCCGCGGCGTGGAGTTTCTGCAGGTGCCCGCCACCTACTACGACGACCTGTTGGACCGCGTCGGCCACATCGACGAAGACCTCGACAGCATCCGCGACCTGAACCTGCTCGTAGACCGCGACGAGGAAGGCTACCTCCTCCAGATTTTCACCAAGCCCGTAGAAGACCGTCCGACCGTATTCTTCGAAATCATCCAGCGCAAAGGCGCCAAGAGCTTCGGCAAAGGCAACTTCAAGGCCCTGTTCGAAGCCATTGAGCGCGAGCAGGCCCTGCGCGGCAACCTATAA